In Amycolatopsis solani, a single window of DNA contains:
- a CDS encoding NAD-dependent epimerase/dehydratase family protein, which produces MTNPGVTRQFGRAVVTGGAGFVGAHLCELLLGEGLEVIAVDNLATSSADTLDGLLRHERFRFVRHDVTRPMPLNCRADVVFHLASAASPRDYLALPIETLRAGSHGTENALELARRDGARFVLASTSEVYGDPLEHPQREQYWGNVNPIGPRSVYDEAKRYAEALTSAYRREHGVDTGIARIFNTYGPGMRAHDGRMIPAFVDQALKGEPITVTGTGEQTRSICYVEDTVRGLLELARSGHPGPVNLGNPHELTVRQVAERIKEITGSGSPIEEIDAVVDDPKRRCPDISLAREVLGWAPKVDADDGLRRTAAWFGRASLR; this is translated from the coding sequence ATGACGAATCCGGGAGTGACCAGGCAGTTCGGACGAGCGGTGGTGACCGGGGGTGCCGGCTTCGTCGGCGCGCACCTGTGCGAGCTGCTGCTCGGCGAAGGCCTCGAAGTGATCGCCGTGGACAACCTGGCGACGTCCTCGGCGGACACCCTGGACGGCCTGCTCCGCCACGAGCGGTTCCGGTTCGTGCGCCACGACGTCACCCGGCCGATGCCGTTGAACTGCCGGGCCGACGTCGTTTTCCACCTGGCTTCGGCGGCGTCCCCGCGCGACTACCTCGCGCTGCCGATCGAGACCCTGCGCGCCGGGTCCCACGGCACCGAGAACGCCCTCGAGCTGGCTCGCCGCGACGGTGCCCGGTTCGTCCTCGCGTCCACCAGCGAGGTCTACGGCGACCCGCTGGAACACCCGCAGCGCGAGCAGTACTGGGGCAACGTCAACCCGATCGGGCCGCGCAGCGTGTACGACGAAGCCAAGCGCTACGCCGAAGCCCTGACGTCGGCCTACCGGCGCGAACACGGCGTCGACACCGGCATCGCGCGGATCTTCAACACCTACGGCCCCGGCATGCGCGCCCACGACGGCCGGATGATCCCGGCGTTCGTCGACCAGGCGCTCAAGGGCGAGCCGATCACGGTCACCGGTACCGGCGAGCAGACGCGCTCCATCTGCTACGTCGAGGACACCGTCCGCGGCCTCCTGGAGCTCGCGCGCTCGGGCCACCCCGGGCCGGTGAACCTCGGCAACCCGCACGAGCTGACCGTCCGCCAGGTCGCCGAGCGGATCAAGGAGATCACCGGGTCCGGTTCCCCCATCGAGGAGATCGACGCCGTCGTCGACGACCCGAAGCGCCGCTGTCCCGACATCTCGCTCGCGCGCGAGGTCCTGGGCTGGGCCCCTAAGGTCGACGCCGACGACGGCCTCCGCCGCACCGCGGCGTGGTTCGGCCGGGCGTCGCTGCGCTGA
- a CDS encoding D-sedoheptulose-7-phosphate isomerase produces MEDHLAALTEAARRIRGSAPKITAWGRHLAGVFEADGRLLACGNGGSAAEAQHLTGELVGRFRDERRPLSAIALHADTSAATAIVNDYGDHELFARQVHAHGRPGDVLVCLSTSGTSQNVVAAAKAAHELGVTTWALTGPAPNPLAALCDDAVTVEAPSVATVQEMHLVLVHGLCAALDHALGVTA; encoded by the coding sequence ATGGAGGACCATCTCGCCGCTCTGACCGAGGCCGCCCGGCGGATCCGGGGATCCGCTCCGAAGATCACCGCGTGGGGACGGCACCTCGCCGGGGTGTTCGAAGCGGACGGACGGCTGCTCGCCTGCGGCAACGGGGGCAGCGCCGCCGAAGCCCAGCACCTGACGGGCGAGCTCGTCGGCCGGTTCCGCGACGAGCGGCGGCCGCTCTCGGCCATCGCGCTGCACGCGGACACCTCCGCGGCCACGGCCATCGTCAACGACTACGGCGACCACGAGCTCTTCGCCCGCCAGGTGCACGCGCACGGCCGGCCGGGTGACGTCCTGGTCTGCCTGTCCACCAGCGGCACCAGCCAGAACGTCGTCGCCGCAGCGAAGGCCGCGCACGAGCTCGGTGTGACGACCTGGGCACTGACCGGTCCCGCGCCGAACCCGCTCGCCGCCTTGTGCGACGACGCCGTGACGGTGGAGGCGCCTTCGGTCGCGACCGTCCAGGAAATGCACCTCGTGCTGGTGCACGGCCTGTGCGCGGCGCTCGACCACGCCCTCGGGGTGACCGCGTGA
- a CDS encoding carbamoyltransferase family protein, with product MRILGINAVFHDPAAALVVDGEVVAAAEEERFSRRKHGKQAVPFSTWEQPAQAAAWCLERAGLSAKDLDAVGYSYDPALVEPGLPGHDPSGEELRTEFARRAPLFLKSALPELDPGIVKFVRHHVAHAASAALAAPFGDCAVLVADGRGESTSYLAGEYRDGRCKELAAQRLPHSLGLLYEDLTEHLGFARSSDEYKVMALASYGKPEYLDELCEHVHVTGDGGFRAHGVHLAELAPRREAGEELTRRHADLAASVQKVLEDVLLELADWLHDATGQRDLALAGGIALNCVANTRLHAEGPFDRIWVQPAAGDAGTALGAALQLAAEAGERGAPMGDAGLGREWTDEELEEILVKAKLPYERPGDVAETVAEALADDQVIAWFQGRAEFGPRALGHRSLLAHPGREANLERLNDVKGREQFRPVAPMVRAERAAGIFTRGPLPSPYMLFVHDVAADWRDRIPAVTHVDGTARVQTVEDRENPLLARMLAAFERRTGLPVVINTSLNTAGRPMVDSPRDALECFGSAPIDLLALGPFVLRRPRPTRPGAASPAKKEVP from the coding sequence ATGCGCATCCTCGGGATCAACGCCGTGTTCCACGACCCGGCCGCCGCGCTGGTCGTGGACGGCGAGGTCGTCGCCGCGGCGGAAGAAGAACGCTTCAGCCGCCGCAAGCACGGCAAGCAAGCAGTCCCGTTCTCCACCTGGGAACAACCCGCCCAAGCCGCGGCCTGGTGCCTCGAGCGGGCGGGACTGTCCGCGAAGGACCTCGACGCGGTCGGCTACTCCTACGACCCCGCGCTGGTCGAGCCGGGCCTGCCCGGCCACGACCCGAGCGGGGAGGAACTGCGGACCGAATTCGCCCGGCGGGCGCCGCTGTTCCTCAAGTCCGCTCTGCCCGAGCTCGACCCGGGGATCGTCAAGTTCGTCCGGCACCACGTGGCGCACGCCGCCTCGGCCGCGCTCGCCGCGCCGTTCGGCGACTGCGCCGTGCTCGTCGCCGACGGCCGCGGCGAAAGCACGTCGTACCTGGCAGGCGAATACCGCGACGGGCGGTGCAAAGAGCTTGCGGCGCAACGGCTTCCGCACTCGCTCGGCCTGCTCTACGAGGACCTGACCGAACACCTCGGCTTCGCCCGCTCCAGCGACGAGTACAAGGTGATGGCGCTGGCTTCCTACGGCAAGCCCGAATACCTCGACGAACTGTGCGAGCACGTCCACGTCACCGGCGACGGCGGGTTCCGCGCCCACGGCGTGCACCTGGCGGAGCTGGCCCCGCGCCGCGAAGCGGGCGAGGAGCTGACCCGGCGGCACGCCGATCTCGCCGCGAGCGTCCAAAAGGTCCTCGAAGACGTCCTGCTGGAGCTCGCGGACTGGCTGCACGACGCCACCGGCCAGCGCGATCTGGCGCTGGCCGGCGGGATCGCCCTCAACTGCGTCGCCAACACCCGCCTGCACGCCGAAGGCCCGTTCGACCGGATCTGGGTGCAACCCGCCGCCGGGGACGCGGGCACCGCGCTCGGCGCGGCCCTGCAGCTGGCCGCCGAAGCCGGGGAACGCGGCGCGCCGATGGGCGATGCCGGGCTGGGTCGCGAATGGACCGACGAAGAGCTCGAAGAGATCCTCGTCAAGGCGAAGCTGCCCTACGAACGTCCCGGCGACGTCGCCGAGACGGTGGCCGAGGCGCTGGCGGACGACCAGGTGATCGCGTGGTTCCAGGGCCGGGCCGAATTCGGCCCGCGGGCGCTCGGGCACCGGTCGCTGCTGGCCCACCCCGGCCGCGAGGCGAACCTGGAACGCCTCAACGACGTCAAGGGACGCGAGCAGTTCCGCCCGGTGGCGCCGATGGTGCGGGCGGAGCGGGCGGCCGGGATCTTCACCAGGGGCCCGCTCCCGAGCCCGTACATGCTGTTCGTGCACGACGTCGCCGCGGACTGGCGCGACCGCATCCCGGCGGTCACGCACGTCGACGGCACGGCCCGCGTGCAGACCGTCGAAGACCGCGAAAACCCGCTGCTGGCCCGGATGCTCGCGGCGTTCGAGCGGCGGACCGGCCTGCCGGTCGTGATCAACACCAGTCTCAACACGGCGGGCCGTCCGATGGTCGACTCGCCCCGCGACGCGCTCGAGTGCTTCGGCTCGGCGCCGATCGACCTGCTGGCGCTGGGGCCGTTCGTGCTCCGCCGCCCGCGTCCGACCCGACCCGGCGCGGCGTCGCCGGCGAAGAAGGAGGTGCCGTGA
- a CDS encoding glycosyltransferase family 2 protein encodes MSARTTVVIATRDRAAELARTLDRLSALDPVPPVVVLDNASSDGTAEVAGGYANVRVIRLPRNLAAAARTLGVVVAETPYVAFSDDDSWWAPDALPEAERIFDEHPRTGLLAARTLVGPENRDDPVTPELERSPLGHPDGAPGPLVLGFLACSAIVRRKAYLQTGGFSPLLHFGAEEQLLAYDLAAHGWEVCYVGHLRAHHHPSRSRPPSSWRRRAELRNRLLIAVLRRPPRVCRREVARTLVAAPRAVLGAVARLPRALGHRRVLPAHVELQARTLERTAEWRESRS; translated from the coding sequence GTGAGCGCGCGCACGACCGTCGTCATCGCCACCCGCGACCGCGCGGCCGAGCTGGCGCGCACCCTGGACCGGCTGTCCGCGTTGGACCCCGTGCCGCCGGTCGTCGTGCTGGACAACGCTTCCTCGGACGGGACCGCCGAGGTCGCCGGGGGGTACGCGAACGTGCGCGTGATCCGGCTGCCGCGCAACCTCGCCGCCGCCGCCCGCACCCTCGGCGTCGTCGTGGCCGAAACGCCCTACGTGGCCTTCAGCGACGACGATTCGTGGTGGGCGCCGGACGCGCTGCCCGAAGCCGAACGCATCTTCGACGAGCACCCGCGGACCGGGCTGCTGGCCGCGCGCACCCTGGTCGGCCCGGAAAACCGGGACGACCCGGTGACGCCAGAGCTCGAGCGCAGCCCGCTGGGCCACCCCGACGGCGCGCCCGGGCCACTGGTCCTCGGGTTCCTCGCCTGCTCGGCGATCGTGCGCCGCAAGGCGTACCTGCAGACCGGCGGCTTCAGCCCGCTGCTGCACTTCGGCGCGGAGGAGCAGCTGCTGGCCTACGACCTGGCCGCGCACGGCTGGGAAGTCTGCTACGTCGGGCACCTGCGGGCCCACCACCACCCGTCGCGGTCGCGGCCGCCGTCGTCGTGGCGCCGCCGCGCCGAACTGCGCAACCGGCTGCTCATCGCGGTGCTGCGCCGGCCGCCGCGGGTCTGCCGCCGGGAGGTGGCGCGGACGCTCGTCGCGGCGCCGCGGGCCGTGCTCGGCGCGGTGGCCCGGCTGCCGCGGGCGCTCGGGCACCGCCGCGTGCTGCCCGCCCACGTCGAACTCCAGGCCCGGACGCTGGAAAGGACCGCCGAATGGCGCGAATCTCGGTCGTGA
- a CDS encoding PfkB family carbohydrate kinase, which produces MKPLVVLGDTLLDVDAEGTAERLCPEAPVPVVDLTARRRRPGGAGLAALLAARSAAEVVLITPVGDDEGGHALTGLLEPDVTVLPLPLRGTTVCKTRVRAGGQSLLRLDSGDGTAGTGPLPAAAREALAEAGAILVADYGRGLTRNPHVRRVLRECAGHTPVVWDPHPRGAQPVPGTGLVTPNLAEAGAVLAGYEDPAELAKLLRGHWLVDAVAITTGARGAVLADGLGETNVPVPAEARIPGHSAPDTCGAGDRFAAAVTAALLGGADVTEAVVTAVEAAARFVAAGGATALSTNDGPVADPQPPADAFGLADRIRTGGGRLIATGGCFDLLHPGHVSLLRQARALGDALVVCLNSDESVRALKGPGRPLVRDRDRARLLTALSFVDAVAVFDEPSPTAVLDRLRPHVWVKGGDYAAADLPERAVVQRHGGEVVLVPTVPGYSTSRLVAAAAGA; this is translated from the coding sequence GTGAAGCCGCTGGTCGTCCTGGGCGACACTTTGCTGGACGTGGACGCCGAAGGCACCGCCGAGCGGCTGTGCCCCGAGGCGCCGGTGCCGGTCGTCGACCTCACCGCCCGCCGTCGCCGCCCCGGCGGGGCCGGTCTCGCCGCGCTCCTGGCGGCCCGGTCCGCGGCCGAGGTCGTCCTGATCACGCCGGTGGGCGACGACGAAGGCGGCCACGCGCTCACCGGGCTGCTGGAACCGGACGTCACCGTGCTGCCGCTGCCGCTGCGCGGCACGACGGTGTGCAAGACGCGGGTCCGCGCGGGCGGGCAGTCGTTGCTGCGCCTGGATTCCGGCGACGGCACCGCCGGCACCGGCCCGCTGCCCGCCGCGGCCCGCGAAGCGCTCGCCGAGGCGGGCGCGATCCTCGTCGCCGACTACGGGCGCGGCTTGACGCGCAACCCCCACGTCCGGCGGGTCCTGCGGGAATGTGCCGGGCACACCCCCGTCGTCTGGGACCCGCACCCGCGCGGGGCCCAGCCGGTGCCGGGCACCGGGCTGGTCACGCCGAACCTCGCCGAGGCGGGCGCGGTGCTCGCCGGGTACGAGGACCCGGCCGAGCTCGCCAAGCTGCTGCGCGGGCACTGGCTCGTCGACGCGGTCGCCATCACCACCGGCGCCCGCGGCGCGGTGCTCGCCGACGGCCTCGGCGAAACGAACGTCCCGGTCCCCGCCGAGGCGCGGATCCCGGGCCACAGCGCGCCCGACACGTGCGGCGCGGGCGACCGGTTCGCCGCCGCGGTCACCGCGGCCCTGCTCGGCGGCGCGGACGTCACCGAAGCCGTCGTGACGGCGGTCGAAGCGGCCGCCCGGTTCGTCGCCGCCGGGGGTGCGACGGCACTGTCCACGAACGACGGTCCGGTCGCCGACCCGCAGCCCCCGGCCGACGCGTTCGGGCTCGCCGACCGCATCCGCACCGGCGGCGGCCGCCTGATCGCCACCGGCGGCTGCTTCGACCTGCTCCACCCCGGGCACGTCAGCCTGCTGCGGCAGGCCCGCGCGCTGGGCGACGCGCTCGTCGTCTGCTTGAACTCCGACGAGTCGGTGCGCGCCCTCAAGGGCCCCGGCCGGCCGCTGGTGCGCGACCGCGACCGGGCCCGGCTCCTGACCGCGTTGTCCTTCGTGGACGCGGTCGCCGTCTTCGACGAGCCCTCCCCCACCGCCGTGCTCGACCGGCTGCGCCCGCACGTGTGGGTCAAAGGCGGCGACTACGCGGCCGCCGACCTGCCCGAACGCGCCGTCGTGCAGCGGCACGGCGGCGAGGTCGTCCTCGTCCCGACCGTGCCCGGCTACTCGACGTCCCGGCTGGTCGCCGCCGCGGCCGGTGCCTGA
- a CDS encoding polysaccharide pyruvyl transferase family protein, with the protein MRVLLTGWASFLHGEATAGDVLSLHAAGAALEREGIGYDVAWSPGFRPGARHLPDAPPADYTHLVFACGPVHGPQVRSLHERYAGCRRIAVGVSVPDPDDPAVTGFHRVLPRDDGRTPDLSLAASVAKTPVLGVVLAPHQPEYGGAGRHDEVHAALTGWLAGLDCARVPLDTRLAHADWERCSTPGQFVSALSAMDAVVTTRLHGLVLGLKAGVPVVAVDPVDGGGKVTAQGAALGWPVLAAEDAVDAELLDARLKWCLSGQAAVDPPVPSLAGFVEALVGER; encoded by the coding sequence ATGCGAGTTCTGCTCACCGGATGGGCCAGTTTCCTGCACGGCGAAGCGACCGCGGGTGACGTCCTCAGCTTGCACGCGGCGGGGGCCGCGCTCGAGCGGGAGGGGATCGGCTACGACGTCGCCTGGAGCCCCGGGTTCCGCCCCGGCGCCCGGCACCTGCCGGACGCGCCGCCCGCGGACTACACGCACCTCGTGTTCGCCTGCGGGCCGGTGCACGGGCCGCAGGTGCGTTCGCTGCACGAGCGGTACGCGGGGTGCCGCCGGATCGCCGTCGGCGTGTCCGTCCCCGATCCGGACGACCCGGCGGTGACCGGGTTCCACCGGGTCCTCCCGCGCGACGACGGCCGCACGCCGGACCTTTCCCTGGCGGCTTCCGTGGCGAAGACCCCGGTGCTCGGCGTGGTCCTCGCGCCGCACCAGCCGGAATACGGCGGCGCGGGCCGCCACGACGAGGTCCACGCGGCGCTGACCGGCTGGCTCGCCGGGCTCGACTGCGCCCGCGTGCCCCTGGACACCCGCCTGGCGCACGCCGACTGGGAGCGGTGTTCGACGCCCGGCCAGTTCGTTTCCGCACTGTCCGCGATGGACGCCGTGGTGACCACCCGGCTGCACGGACTGGTGCTCGGGCTCAAGGCGGGGGTGCCGGTGGTCGCCGTCGACCCGGTCGACGGCGGCGGGAAGGTGACCGCGCAAGGCGCGGCGCTCGGCTGGCCGGTGCTCGCCGCCGAGGACGCCGTCGACGCCGAACTGCTCGACGCCCGGCTGAAGTGGTGCCTGTCGGGCCAGGCCGCCGTCGACCCGCCCGTCCCGTCGCTGGCCGGTTTCGTCGAGGCGCTGGTGGGGGAGCGGTGA
- a CDS encoding UDP-glucose dehydrogenase family protein: MAEHIGIVGAGYVGLTSAACFARLGHRVTCVDADESKVDELGRGVVSIAEPGLAGLVAQGLGDGTLTFTTAQAELHGTDLVFLCLPTPPAEDGRPDLGVLEHVVPQLGRLLRPGCVVVTKSTVPVGTAARLPGLLGRGDLPVAANPEFLREGHAVEDFLHPDRVVVGTDPPGSAAAKRVARLYEPAGAPVVTTDSASAELAKYASNAFLAVKLSYVNVLAELSECFGADVREVARTMGLDARIGPEFLAPGPGWGGSCLPKDTSALLHAAEAAGVDFGILRDAVRVNARQRARAVRAVRQAVTGSPAGSLAGARVGLLGLAFKAGTGDLRDSPALAVAEDLVRAGAELTAYDPAVGSVPGAGAIQVVDDPYLVAKDAAALIVLTEWPEFRDLDWTRLAASAARPVVVDTRNLLDPAALAEAGFAHVGVGTRAHPTPFG; this comes from the coding sequence ATGGCTGAGCACATCGGGATCGTCGGCGCGGGTTACGTCGGCCTGACGAGCGCCGCGTGCTTCGCGCGGCTCGGGCACCGGGTGACCTGCGTGGACGCCGACGAGTCCAAAGTGGACGAGCTGGGCCGCGGCGTGGTGTCGATCGCGGAGCCGGGGCTGGCCGGACTGGTCGCCCAGGGTCTCGGCGACGGCACGCTCACCTTCACCACCGCCCAGGCCGAGCTCCACGGCACTGATCTGGTGTTCCTGTGCCTGCCCACGCCGCCCGCCGAAGACGGGCGCCCCGACCTCGGCGTCCTCGAACACGTCGTCCCGCAACTCGGGCGCCTGCTGCGGCCGGGATGCGTGGTGGTCACGAAGTCGACGGTGCCGGTCGGCACGGCGGCGCGGCTGCCCGGCCTGCTGGGCCGGGGCGACCTGCCGGTGGCCGCCAACCCCGAGTTCCTCCGCGAAGGTCACGCCGTCGAGGACTTCCTGCACCCGGACCGGGTGGTGGTCGGCACCGACCCGCCGGGCTCGGCGGCGGCGAAGCGCGTGGCGCGGCTGTACGAGCCGGCCGGCGCCCCGGTCGTCACCACCGACTCGGCCAGCGCGGAACTCGCGAAGTACGCGAGCAACGCGTTCCTCGCGGTGAAGCTGTCCTACGTGAACGTCCTCGCCGAACTGTCCGAGTGCTTCGGCGCCGACGTCCGCGAGGTCGCCCGCACCATGGGCCTGGACGCGCGGATCGGCCCGGAGTTCCTCGCCCCCGGCCCCGGCTGGGGCGGCTCGTGCCTGCCGAAGGACACCTCCGCGCTGCTGCACGCGGCCGAGGCGGCGGGCGTCGACTTCGGCATCCTGCGCGACGCGGTCCGTGTCAACGCCCGCCAGCGCGCGCGGGCCGTACGGGCGGTCCGGCAGGCGGTGACCGGCTCACCCGCGGGTTCGCTCGCCGGCGCCCGCGTCGGCCTGCTGGGCCTGGCGTTCAAGGCGGGCACCGGCGACCTGCGGGACTCCCCCGCGCTGGCGGTGGCCGAGGACCTGGTCCGCGCGGGCGCCGAGCTGACCGCGTACGACCCCGCGGTCGGCAGCGTGCCCGGTGCGGGCGCGATCCAGGTCGTCGACGACCCCTATCTGGTGGCCAAGGACGCCGCCGCGCTGATCGTGCTCACCGAGTGGCCGGAGTTCCGCGATCTCGACTGGACGCGGCTGGCCGCGTCGGCCGCGCGGCCGGTGGTCGTGGACACCCGCAACCTCCTCGACCCCGCCGCTCTCGCCGAGGCCGGCTTCGCCCACGTCGGCGTCGGAACGCGAGCGCACCCTACTCCTTTCGGGTGA
- a CDS encoding glycosyltransferase family 9 protein: protein MAVSSAVLVLRALGLGDLLTAVPALRALRAAHPDDRLVLAAPEGLRDLVELIDAVDELLPTPGLGELAWPGPPPKLAVNLHGSGPESLHDLLQTDPAELLTHHHPDFPDVPGLAWRDDVHEVDRWCRLVEYGHLPADRSALALPVPPGPSPAPGAVVVHPGAAFPARRWPPERFAVVVRALAAAGHRVVLTGGPGERDLCRSIAEPAGLGDDAVLAGRTGLAELAALVAGAALVVCGDTGVGHLATAFGTPSVLLFGPTPPRLWGPPPSERRHVVLWAGNVGDPHGEEPDGGLLLLGEERVLAATRSALEAQVAHG, encoded by the coding sequence GTGGCCGTGAGCTCCGCCGTTCTCGTGCTGCGCGCGCTCGGGCTCGGGGACCTGCTGACGGCGGTGCCCGCGCTCCGGGCGCTGCGGGCGGCGCACCCGGACGACCGGCTGGTGCTGGCCGCCCCCGAGGGTCTGCGCGACCTGGTGGAGCTGATCGACGCGGTCGACGAGCTGCTGCCGACGCCGGGCCTCGGGGAACTCGCGTGGCCGGGACCGCCGCCGAAGCTCGCGGTCAACCTGCACGGCAGCGGGCCGGAGAGCCTCCACGACCTCCTGCAGACCGACCCCGCGGAGCTGCTCACCCACCACCACCCGGACTTCCCCGACGTGCCCGGACTCGCGTGGCGCGACGACGTGCACGAGGTCGACCGCTGGTGCCGGCTCGTCGAGTACGGCCACCTCCCGGCCGACCGCTCGGCACTGGCGCTGCCGGTGCCGCCGGGTCCCAGCCCCGCCCCGGGCGCCGTCGTCGTGCACCCGGGCGCGGCGTTCCCCGCCCGGCGCTGGCCGCCGGAGCGGTTCGCCGTCGTCGTCCGGGCGCTCGCCGCGGCCGGGCACCGCGTCGTGCTCACCGGCGGTCCCGGGGAACGCGACCTGTGCCGGTCGATCGCCGAACCGGCCGGGCTCGGCGACGACGCCGTGCTGGCCGGGCGGACCGGCCTGGCGGAACTGGCCGCGCTGGTGGCCGGGGCCGCGCTCGTCGTCTGCGGCGACACGGGCGTCGGGCACCTCGCGACCGCGTTCGGCACGCCGTCGGTCCTGTTGTTCGGGCCGACCCCGCCGCGGTTGTGGGGACCGCCGCCGTCCGAGCGGCGGCACGTCGTGCTCTGGGCCGGGAACGTCGGCGACCCGCACGGCGAGGAACCCGACGGCGGCCTGCTCCTGCTCGGCGAGGAGCGCGTGCTCGCCGCCACCCGCTCGGCGCTCGAGGCGCAGGTGGCGCATGGCTGA
- a CDS encoding SDR family oxidoreductase translates to MRPLGNVLITGGASGLGAATVDAVRKAGGTPYVLDRVRPEDPAEYVEADLTDTAATEAAVRDLAERAGGLDGVFTAAGTDACGPLSTVSTADWERVVKVNLLGTAAVVRAALPYLERSRGTVVTVASTLGIKAVSDATAYCASKFGVVGFTRALAAELAGRVGVTLLIPGGMWTHFFDDRTDQYKPPPDAKLNQPENVAATVVFALQQPPGSEVRELVVCGSEEGSWP, encoded by the coding sequence ATGCGACCCCTCGGCAACGTCCTGATCACCGGTGGTGCCTCCGGTCTCGGCGCCGCCACCGTCGACGCCGTCCGCAAGGCGGGCGGCACCCCGTACGTCCTCGACCGCGTCCGTCCCGAAGACCCGGCGGAATACGTCGAAGCCGACCTGACCGACACCGCCGCGACGGAAGCGGCGGTGCGGGACCTCGCCGAGCGCGCGGGCGGCCTCGACGGCGTCTTCACCGCCGCCGGGACCGACGCCTGCGGTCCGCTGTCCACCGTGTCCACCGCGGACTGGGAGCGGGTGGTGAAGGTGAACCTGCTCGGCACCGCGGCCGTCGTCCGCGCCGCGCTCCCGTACCTGGAACGCTCGCGCGGCACGGTCGTCACCGTGGCGTCCACCCTGGGCATCAAGGCGGTGAGCGACGCGACCGCCTACTGCGCTTCGAAGTTCGGCGTCGTCGGCTTCACCCGCGCGCTCGCCGCGGAACTGGCCGGCCGCGTCGGCGTCACGCTGCTGATCCCCGGCGGGATGTGGACGCACTTCTTCGACGACCGCACCGACCAGTACAAGCCGCCGCCGGACGCCAAGCTCAACCAGCCCGAAAACGTCGCGGCCACCGTCGTCTTCGCGCTGCAGCAGCCGCCCGGCTCGGAAGTCCGCGAGCTGGTCGTCTGCGGATCCGAGGAGGGGTCGTGGCCGTGA
- a CDS encoding glycosyltransferase family 2 protein → MARISVVIITCNRCAQLRETLAHMTSLPDSPPIFLADNGSADGTADMVAREFPGVCLFRLAENLGAVARNVAVEAVTTPYVAFCDDDTTWQPGSLTRAADILDAHPGLGSVTGRCLVEPGLAEDPITPELRESPVPGPDWLPGPALLGIMAGLTAVRVSAFREVGGFSPRMWLGGEEELFALDLAARGWWMCWAEDVVIHHAPSKLRDPRHRRRLGIRNTLWTLLLRRPWPAVFRRGRDVLRSAPRDRATLAALGDVVRGLPWVLAQRRVVPAQVEHGLRLLEAPQRASQARRYVG, encoded by the coding sequence ATGGCGCGAATCTCGGTCGTGATCATCACCTGCAACCGCTGTGCGCAGTTGCGGGAAACGTTGGCGCACATGACGTCCCTTCCCGACAGCCCGCCGATCTTCCTGGCGGACAACGGGTCCGCGGACGGCACGGCGGACATGGTCGCCCGGGAATTCCCCGGCGTCTGCCTGTTCCGGCTGGCGGAGAACCTCGGCGCGGTGGCCCGGAACGTCGCCGTCGAAGCGGTGACGACGCCGTACGTCGCCTTCTGCGACGACGACACGACGTGGCAGCCGGGCTCGCTGACCCGCGCCGCGGACATCCTGGACGCCCACCCCGGCCTCGGTTCGGTGACCGGCCGGTGCCTGGTCGAGCCGGGCCTGGCCGAGGACCCGATCACGCCGGAGCTGCGCGAGTCCCCGGTGCCGGGGCCGGACTGGCTGCCCGGACCGGCGCTGCTCGGCATCATGGCCGGGCTGACCGCGGTGCGGGTCAGCGCGTTCCGCGAGGTCGGCGGCTTTTCACCGCGGATGTGGCTCGGCGGGGAGGAAGAACTGTTCGCTTTGGACCTCGCCGCGCGCGGCTGGTGGATGTGCTGGGCGGAGGACGTGGTGATCCACCACGCGCCGTCGAAGCTGCGCGACCCGCGGCACCGCCGACGGCTCGGCATCCGCAACACGCTGTGGACGCTCCTGCTCCGCCGCCCCTGGCCCGCCGTCTTCCGCCGCGGCCGGGACGTGCTGCGCTCGGCACCCCGCGACCGGGCAACCCTGGCGGCCCTCGGCGACGTAGTCCGCGGCCTCCCGTGGGTGCTCGCCCAGCGCCGCGTGGTCCCCGCGCAGGTCGAGCACGGCCTGCGTCTCCTGGAGGCACCCCAGCGCGCGTCCCAGGCCCGCCGCTACGTGGGCTGA